One window of the Archangium primigenium genome contains the following:
- a CDS encoding alpha/beta fold hydrolase, which translates to METMDMQVEPRRAEVIPRQAPRERVGGTLTRLPREDTHLPPVVLTHGTFSNAKLCEQLARFLQDAGFDSWVLEWPRHGQSARGGPVWSYERLALHEVQATLDTVRETTGRDSLFWIGHSAGGVLPFIHLARNPGDDARFQGIVTMGSQTTHAGPGVLGMMKLGAGLLLTNVMGRASGKAMGLGPEDETRPLMNQWFRWNLSGRWLGADGFDYLDALMHVRVPTLCLAGAGDDFIAPVAGCRRLFDALGSDDKTFLTCSKEDGFREDYGHTRLIASRSAREELWPRLATWLMGHAERAP; encoded by the coding sequence ATGGAAACCATGGACATGCAGGTGGAGCCCAGGCGGGCAGAGGTCATCCCCCGGCAAGCACCGCGCGAGCGGGTGGGCGGCACGCTGACGCGGCTGCCCCGGGAGGACACGCACCTGCCGCCGGTGGTGCTGACGCACGGGACGTTCTCGAACGCGAAGCTGTGCGAGCAACTGGCGCGCTTCCTCCAGGACGCGGGCTTCGACAGCTGGGTGCTGGAGTGGCCCCGGCACGGACAGAGCGCGCGCGGCGGCCCGGTGTGGAGCTACGAGCGGCTCGCGCTCCACGAGGTCCAGGCCACCCTGGACACGGTGCGGGAGACCACCGGACGGGACTCGCTGTTCTGGATCGGCCACAGCGCGGGCGGCGTGCTGCCCTTCATCCACCTCGCCCGCAACCCGGGCGATGACGCCCGCTTCCAGGGCATCGTCACGATGGGGAGCCAGACGACCCACGCGGGCCCCGGCGTGCTCGGCATGATGAAGCTCGGCGCGGGGCTGCTCCTGACGAACGTGATGGGCCGGGCCTCGGGCAAGGCCATGGGGCTCGGACCCGAGGACGAGACCCGGCCCCTGATGAACCAGTGGTTCCGCTGGAACCTGAGCGGCCGGTGGCTCGGCGCGGACGGCTTCGACTACCTGGACGCCCTGATGCACGTGCGGGTGCCCACGCTGTGTCTCGCGGGCGCCGGAGACGACTTCATCGCCCCGGTGGCGGGCTGCCGCCGGCTGTTCGATGCGCTCGGCAGCGACGACAAGACCTTCCTCACCTGCTCCAAGGAGGACGGCTTCCGCGAGGACTACGGCCACACCCGGCTCATCGCCAGCCGGTCGGCCCGGGAGGAGCTCTGGCCCCGGCTCGCCACCTGGCTCATGGGCCACGCCGAGCGCGCGCCATGA
- a CDS encoding type I polyketide synthase, whose protein sequence is MTPASAPENLDAHATLVDVLAHRAQHQPEAQAYLFLVDGEQEEQRLTYAELDARARAIAASLLGHCVPGDRALLLYPPGLEFIAAFFGCLYAGVIAVPAYPPDPMRLARTLPRLRSIVADCQPCAVLTTQALLDLTPELLAQTPDLAAPRWLATDTVNGGGGDLWKGPAPVREAWAFLQYTSGSTASPKGVRVSHANLMSNEALMGRAFETHADTRCLGWLPLYHDMGLIGNVLHPLYRGLPCVLLSPLHFLQRPARWLRAISRHRATLSGGPNFAYDLCVRRIPPEQRGELDLSCWETAFNGAEPIQTETLQRFVEAFAPCGFQRRAFFPCYGLAEATLFVTGGPRGEPPEPHALPLPGRQDTRPRIGSGQCWDTQRLVIVEPETRVPCPDGHEGEIWLAGPSVADGYWNRPEETAHTFQARLAESDTGPFLRTGDLGLLQGGRLFVTGRRKDLIILRGQNHYPQDIESTVERSHPALRPGCTVAFAIEADQQEQLVVVQEVRAQDDLAPESIVEAIRLAVSREHELSLGAVVLLAQGELPKTSSGKIQRRATRTAFLEGTLEVLHLWRAGLASRPEAPATPSRAALQQWLLEQLATRLHVSPQAVDVHAPFARFGLDSKEAVALSGALEQRLGRRLSPTLLYAYPTVEKLAAHLTGTTPAPEPVASTPQDEPIAVIGLGCRFPGAPDPEHFWRLLHEGREAIRDVPPERWSVDALYSPRPTPGKTYTRAGGFLDAVDRFDPAPFGISDAEARSMDPQQRLLLEVAWEALEHAGLAPDALVGSRTGVFVGISSQDYTLLHARAGSVAQGNPHAGTGTALSTAAGRLSYVLGLQGPSLAVDTACSSSLVALHLASQSLQRHESDLALAAGVNLLLSPEGFLYLSTLQALSPDGRCKTFSASADGYGRGEGCGVVVLKRLSDALADGDTPLAVLRGSAINHDGPSNGLTAPNGQAQQAVIRAALERAGCAPRDVDYVEAHGTGTALGDPIELSALAHVRGDRDASDAPLWVGSVKTNIGHLEAAAGIAGLIKVVLSLEHEELPAHLHAREPSPHMDWERLPLAVPHHNMPWRKGPRRRLAGVSSFGLSGTNAHVVVEEAPPVPRIREDGAPRRSTHLVRLSAMGPDALRAQAARLAAALAERPDVSLAEVAARANTGRAQLAHRATFVASAPEALRTELERFAAGEPGGTGVSQGVRGQKRPTVAFLFTGQGSQFPGMGRALYETEPTFRAALERCEALLRPSLERPLLSVLYPAPGESTPLEQPSYAQPALFAVEYALAETWRAWGIEPAVVVGHSLGEYAAAVVAGVLDLEDAARLTAARGRLMQERCGSGIMAAVIAREEQLAPVLAAHAGRVSLAAINGPDDVVLSGEAQAMEEVLAGLRAHGLRHRRLRVSHAFHSPRMDPMLAAFEQVASGVRFNAPRVPMISSLTGTALEDGTLGSPAYWRRQLREPVLFGAAMDRLVSMSLDVWLEIGPQPTLLGLARRGASGAPASLLPSLGRPGEDWKRMLESLGALHVQGAPVEWKRLGRSTPGVPSPLPTYAFQRRRFWLGERQEREPPRPPEVPAMPVPPPPKSPTERRAWISLRLRTLMAELLAVEPSAVDAHTPLVDLGVDSLVLIDGLQRIQREFHVPLSLRDVFERLPTLDALATHLADARPTPGTPEPVRELTPRQRAHLDALIDRYTRRTPTSQARRRESQIHLADTRASAGFRSTFPAALRAQWHWTKAMCYPLVGVRSEGARFWDADGNAYVDFAMGFGVHLFGHAAPWLTEALQAQLQRTVSIGPQADHAAEAARLLCALTGVERVAFCGSGTEAVMTALRLARGVVGRPKVALFSGSYHGSSDGVLGTIPMTHGAPPSLEQDVLVLEYGNPRSLELIREHADSLAAVLVEPVQGRRPEFQPRAFLQDLRTLTREKGIALVFDEVLVGFRCHQGGAQALFGVQADLVTYGKIIGGGMPIGVVAGQARFLDAIDGGAYREGDDSEPGTEPVWFAGTFNKNPLAMAAAVATLRRLKDEGPALQERLNARTAKLAERLNAFFQEGQVPLEVVHFGSLFRFKLPRHLELFFFHLLSRGIYVWEGRSFFLSTAHTDEDVEALVTAVKQSVQDLREGDFLPEPPRPERPLPRRSPASVLVRPQPRVRAQRRLLCFPFAGAGTTSFRRWAEALPHDTELGLVQLPGRETRSDEPPHQDFTALVDQLEHELHPYLDVPTVFFGHSMGALLGFELARRLRRRGAGLEALFVSGEPAPHLSRPPTPLTLETLSDEALLTELARHGVTRRGPGDVALLQEHLPVLRADLKVCASYRHEEESPLECPLAVFGGREDPLARRGALAAWAEHTQGAFSLHLLPGDHFFLQSAWRELLGLVSRRLEDLGSEGSEVNETLASW, encoded by the coding sequence ATGACGCCCGCATCCGCTCCCGAGAACCTCGACGCGCACGCCACCCTCGTGGACGTGCTGGCGCACCGCGCCCAGCACCAGCCCGAGGCCCAGGCCTACCTCTTCCTCGTGGATGGCGAGCAGGAGGAGCAGCGCCTCACGTACGCGGAGCTGGATGCACGGGCCCGGGCCATCGCCGCGAGCCTCCTGGGCCACTGCGTCCCGGGGGACCGGGCCCTGCTGCTCTACCCGCCGGGCCTGGAGTTCATCGCCGCCTTCTTCGGCTGCCTCTACGCGGGCGTCATCGCGGTGCCCGCCTATCCGCCCGATCCCATGCGCCTGGCGCGCACGCTGCCGCGCTTGCGGAGCATCGTGGCCGACTGTCAGCCGTGCGCCGTGCTCACCACCCAGGCGCTCCTGGACCTCACGCCCGAGCTGCTGGCCCAGACGCCGGACCTCGCCGCGCCCCGCTGGCTGGCCACGGATACGGTCAACGGTGGCGGTGGGGACCTCTGGAAGGGACCCGCGCCCGTCCGGGAGGCCTGGGCCTTCCTCCAGTACACCTCTGGCTCCACGGCGAGCCCCAAGGGCGTCCGGGTGAGCCACGCCAACCTCATGAGCAACGAGGCACTCATGGGGCGCGCCTTCGAGACCCATGCGGACACCCGCTGTCTGGGATGGCTGCCGCTGTACCACGACATGGGACTCATCGGGAACGTGCTCCACCCGCTGTACCGGGGCCTGCCCTGCGTCCTCCTGTCGCCGCTGCACTTCCTCCAGCGGCCCGCGCGCTGGCTGCGAGCCATCTCCCGCCACCGCGCCACGCTCAGCGGCGGTCCCAACTTCGCCTACGACCTGTGCGTGCGCCGCATCCCGCCCGAGCAGCGCGGCGAACTGGACCTGAGCTGCTGGGAGACGGCCTTCAATGGCGCCGAGCCCATCCAGACCGAGACGCTCCAGCGCTTCGTCGAGGCCTTCGCGCCGTGCGGCTTCCAGCGGCGCGCGTTCTTCCCCTGCTATGGCCTCGCCGAGGCCACCCTGTTCGTCACCGGCGGGCCCCGCGGTGAGCCACCCGAGCCCCATGCCCTCCCCTTGCCCGGCCGTCAGGACACCCGGCCGCGCATCGGCTCTGGCCAGTGCTGGGACACGCAGCGGCTGGTCATCGTGGAGCCGGAGACCCGCGTGCCCTGCCCCGATGGGCACGAGGGGGAGATCTGGCTCGCCGGTCCGTCCGTGGCCGACGGCTATTGGAATCGCCCCGAGGAGACGGCCCACACCTTCCAGGCCCGCCTGGCGGAGTCGGACACGGGCCCCTTCCTGCGCACGGGAGACCTGGGGCTGCTCCAGGGCGGGCGCCTGTTCGTGACGGGCCGCCGCAAGGACCTCATCATCCTGCGCGGGCAGAACCACTATCCCCAGGACATCGAGTCCACCGTGGAGCGCAGCCACCCCGCGCTTCGTCCCGGCTGCACCGTGGCCTTCGCCATCGAGGCGGACCAACAGGAGCAGCTCGTGGTGGTCCAGGAGGTCCGCGCCCAGGACGACCTGGCGCCAGAGTCGATCGTGGAGGCCATCCGCCTCGCGGTCTCGCGTGAGCATGAGTTGTCGCTCGGGGCGGTGGTGCTCCTCGCCCAGGGCGAGCTGCCAAAAACCTCCAGTGGAAAGATCCAGCGGCGGGCCACGCGCACCGCGTTCCTCGAGGGGACCCTGGAGGTGCTGCACCTCTGGCGCGCGGGCCTCGCCTCCCGTCCGGAGGCCCCGGCGACGCCCTCCCGAGCGGCGCTTCAACAGTGGCTGCTGGAGCAGCTCGCCACCCGTCTGCACGTGTCGCCCCAGGCGGTGGATGTGCACGCGCCCTTCGCCCGCTTCGGCCTGGACTCCAAGGAGGCCGTGGCGCTGTCCGGCGCCCTGGAGCAGCGGCTCGGGCGGAGGCTGTCGCCGACCCTGCTCTACGCGTACCCGACCGTGGAGAAGCTCGCGGCGCACCTGACGGGCACCACCCCGGCGCCCGAGCCCGTGGCGAGCACGCCCCAGGACGAGCCCATCGCGGTGATCGGCCTGGGCTGCCGCTTTCCCGGCGCCCCGGATCCCGAGCACTTCTGGCGGCTGCTGCACGAGGGCCGCGAGGCCATTCGCGACGTGCCCCCGGAGCGCTGGTCGGTCGACGCGCTCTACAGCCCGCGGCCCACGCCCGGGAAGACGTACACCCGCGCGGGCGGCTTCCTCGACGCGGTGGACCGCTTCGACCCGGCGCCCTTCGGCATCTCGGACGCGGAGGCCCGGAGCATGGATCCGCAGCAGCGCCTGCTGCTGGAGGTGGCCTGGGAGGCCCTGGAGCACGCGGGCCTCGCCCCGGACGCGCTCGTGGGCTCGCGCACCGGGGTCTTCGTCGGCATCTCCAGCCAGGACTACACCCTGCTGCACGCCCGCGCGGGGAGCGTCGCTCAAGGCAACCCCCACGCGGGCACCGGCACCGCGCTCAGCACCGCCGCGGGCCGGCTGTCCTACGTGCTCGGACTCCAGGGCCCCAGCCTCGCGGTGGACACGGCCTGCTCCTCGTCCCTGGTGGCCCTGCACCTCGCCAGCCAGAGCCTCCAGCGCCACGAGAGCGACCTGGCCCTGGCCGCGGGCGTCAACCTCCTGCTCTCCCCCGAGGGCTTTCTCTATCTCTCCACCCTGCAGGCGCTGTCGCCGGACGGCCGGTGCAAGACGTTCTCCGCCTCGGCGGATGGCTACGGCCGGGGCGAGGGCTGTGGCGTGGTGGTGCTCAAGCGGCTCTCGGACGCCCTGGCCGATGGCGACACGCCGCTGGCCGTGCTGCGCGGCTCGGCCATCAACCACGACGGGCCGAGCAACGGCCTCACCGCGCCCAACGGACAGGCCCAGCAGGCCGTCATCCGCGCCGCGCTCGAGCGCGCGGGCTGTGCGCCCCGGGACGTGGACTACGTGGAGGCCCATGGCACGGGCACCGCGCTGGGAGACCCCATCGAGCTGTCCGCCCTGGCCCACGTGCGCGGAGACCGGGACGCCTCGGACGCGCCCCTGTGGGTGGGCTCGGTGAAGACGAACATCGGCCACCTGGAAGCCGCGGCGGGCATCGCCGGCCTCATCAAGGTGGTGCTCTCCCTGGAGCACGAGGAGCTTCCAGCCCACCTGCACGCCCGGGAGCCGAGTCCGCACATGGATTGGGAGCGACTGCCGCTGGCGGTGCCCCACCACAACATGCCCTGGCGCAAGGGCCCGCGGCGGCGCCTCGCGGGCGTGAGCTCCTTCGGGCTGAGCGGCACCAATGCCCACGTGGTGGTGGAGGAAGCCCCGCCTGTCCCTCGCATCCGCGAGGACGGGGCGCCCCGGCGGTCCACGCACCTCGTGCGCCTGTCCGCCATGGGGCCGGACGCGCTCCGAGCCCAGGCGGCCCGGCTCGCGGCGGCCCTCGCCGAGCGGCCGGACGTGTCGCTCGCGGAGGTGGCCGCGCGGGCCAACACGGGACGGGCCCAGCTCGCGCACCGCGCGACCTTCGTCGCCAGCGCCCCGGAGGCCCTGCGCACGGAATTGGAGCGCTTCGCGGCGGGCGAGCCCGGGGGGACGGGGGTCTCCCAGGGCGTCCGGGGACAGAAGCGCCCCACGGTGGCCTTCCTCTTCACGGGCCAGGGCTCGCAGTTCCCGGGCATGGGCCGGGCGCTGTACGAAACGGAGCCCACCTTCCGAGCCGCCCTGGAGCGGTGCGAGGCGCTGCTGCGCCCGAGCCTGGAGCGGCCCCTGCTGTCCGTGCTGTACCCCGCGCCCGGTGAGTCCACGCCGCTAGAGCAGCCGAGCTACGCGCAGCCCGCCCTGTTCGCGGTGGAGTACGCGCTGGCCGAGACGTGGCGAGCCTGGGGCATCGAGCCCGCCGTGGTGGTCGGCCACAGTCTGGGCGAGTACGCCGCGGCCGTGGTGGCGGGAGTGCTCGACCTGGAGGACGCGGCGCGGCTGACGGCGGCACGCGGACGCCTCATGCAGGAGCGCTGCGGGTCGGGCATCATGGCCGCGGTCATCGCCCGCGAGGAACAGCTCGCGCCGGTGTTGGCGGCCCATGCGGGCCGGGTGTCCCTCGCGGCGATCAACGGCCCGGACGACGTCGTCCTCTCCGGGGAGGCCCAGGCGATGGAGGAGGTGCTCGCCGGGCTGCGTGCCCACGGCCTCCGGCACCGGCGCCTGCGGGTGTCCCACGCCTTCCACTCGCCCCGGATGGACCCCATGCTCGCCGCCTTCGAGCAGGTGGCCTCGGGGGTTCGTTTCAACGCCCCCCGGGTGCCGATGATTTCCTCGCTCACCGGGACGGCGCTCGAGGATGGAACGCTCGGTTCGCCAGCCTACTGGCGACGACAGCTCCGCGAGCCCGTGCTGTTTGGCGCGGCCATGGACAGGCTCGTGAGTATGAGCCTCGATGTCTGGTTGGAGATCGGTCCCCAGCCCACCCTGCTGGGACTCGCGCGTCGCGGCGCGAGTGGGGCTCCCGCGTCCTTGCTGCCGTCCCTGGGCCGTCCGGGCGAGGACTGGAAGCGCATGCTCGAGAGCCTGGGCGCCCTGCATGTCCAGGGCGCCCCGGTGGAGTGGAAGCGTTTGGGCCGGAGCACGCCGGGCGTCCCTTCCCCCCTGCCGACCTACGCCTTCCAGCGTCGCCGCTTCTGGCTCGGAGAGCGCCAGGAACGCGAACCCCCTCGGCCCCCCGAGGTGCCCGCCATGCCCGTGCCGCCGCCCCCCAAGAGCCCCACCGAGCGCCGGGCCTGGATCTCCCTCCGGCTGCGGACCCTGATGGCGGAGCTGCTCGCCGTGGAGCCCTCCGCGGTCGATGCCCACACGCCTCTCGTCGACCTGGGAGTGGACTCCCTCGTCCTCATCGATGGCCTGCAGCGCATCCAGCGCGAGTTCCACGTGCCGCTGTCCCTGCGGGACGTGTTCGAGCGGCTGCCCACGCTCGACGCGCTGGCCACGCACCTGGCCGACGCGCGGCCGACGCCGGGGACTCCCGAGCCGGTGCGCGAACTCACCCCGCGCCAGCGGGCCCACCTGGACGCGCTCATCGATCGCTACACGCGGCGCACCCCCACGTCCCAGGCGCGTCGGCGGGAGTCGCAGATCCACCTGGCCGACACCCGCGCCTCCGCGGGCTTCCGGTCGACCTTCCCCGCGGCGCTCCGGGCCCAATGGCACTGGACGAAGGCCATGTGCTACCCGCTCGTCGGCGTGCGCTCCGAGGGCGCGCGCTTCTGGGATGCCGATGGCAACGCCTACGTCGACTTCGCCATGGGCTTCGGCGTCCACTTGTTCGGACACGCGGCGCCCTGGCTCACCGAGGCCCTCCAGGCCCAACTCCAGCGCACCGTCTCCATCGGCCCTCAAGCCGATCACGCCGCCGAGGCGGCCCGGCTCCTGTGTGCGCTGACGGGGGTGGAGCGCGTGGCGTTCTGCGGCTCGGGGACCGAGGCGGTGATGACGGCGCTGCGCCTGGCGCGCGGGGTGGTGGGACGCCCCAAGGTGGCGCTCTTCTCGGGCTCGTACCATGGCTCCTCGGATGGCGTGCTGGGCACCATCCCCATGACCCATGGCGCGCCGCCGAGCCTCGAGCAGGACGTCCTGGTGCTGGAGTACGGCAACCCACGCTCGCTCGAGTTGATCCGCGAGCACGCGGACTCCCTGGCCGCCGTGCTGGTGGAGCCCGTCCAGGGCCGGCGCCCGGAGTTCCAACCCCGCGCGTTCCTCCAGGACCTGCGCACGCTCACCCGGGAGAAGGGCATCGCGCTCGTCTTCGACGAGGTGCTCGTGGGCTTTCGCTGCCATCAGGGCGGCGCGCAGGCCCTGTTCGGCGTCCAGGCGGATCTGGTCACCTACGGGAAGATCATCGGCGGAGGCATGCCCATCGGCGTGGTGGCGGGCCAGGCGCGCTTCCTCGACGCGATCGACGGCGGGGCCTACCGCGAGGGTGACGACTCGGAGCCGGGCACCGAGCCCGTCTGGTTCGCGGGGACCTTCAACAAGAACCCGCTCGCCATGGCGGCGGCGGTGGCCACGCTGCGGCGCTTGAAGGACGAGGGCCCAGCGCTCCAGGAACGCCTGAACGCCCGCACGGCGAAGCTGGCCGAGCGCCTCAACGCCTTCTTCCAGGAGGGCCAGGTGCCGCTGGAGGTCGTCCACTTCGGCTCGCTCTTCCGCTTCAAGCTGCCCCGGCACCTGGAGCTGTTCTTCTTCCACCTGCTCAGCCGGGGCATCTACGTCTGGGAGGGGCGCAGCTTCTTCCTCTCCACGGCCCACACGGACGAGGACGTGGAGGCACTGGTGACGGCGGTGAAGCAGAGCGTCCAGGACCTGCGCGAGGGCGACTTCCTGCCCGAGCCGCCCCGCCCGGAGCGCCCGCTTCCGCGACGGTCTCCCGCGTCGGTCCTCGTGCGCCCCCAGCCGAGGGTCCGCGCCCAGCGGCGGCTGCTCTGCTTCCCCTTCGCGGGCGCGGGCACGACGTCCTTCCGGCGCTGGGCCGAGGCCCTGCCACACGACACGGAGCTCGGGCTCGTGCAGTTGCCCGGACGGGAGACCCGGAGCGACGAGCCCCCCCACCAGGACTTCACGGCGCTCGTCGACCAGTTGGAGCACGAGCTGCACCCGTACCTGGATGTGCCCACCGTCTTCTTCGGCCACAGCATGGGCGCCCTGCTCGGCTTCGAGCTCGCGCGGCGGCTGCGGCGGCGGGGAGCCGGACTGGAGGCCCTGTTCGTCTCCGGAGAGCCCGCGCCCCACCTGTCCCGGCCGCCCACGCCCCTGACCCTGGAGACCCTGAGCGACGAGGCGCTCCTCACGGAGCTGGCGCGGCACGGCGTGACCCGGCGGGGACCGGGTGACGTGGCGCTCCTCCAGGAACACCTGCCAGTGCTGCGGGCGGACCTGAAGGTATGCGCCTCGTACCGCCATGAGGAGGAGTCGCCCCTGGAATGCCCGCTCGCGGTCTTCGGCGGTCGGGAGGATCCGCTCGCGCGACGGGGAGCGCTCGCCGCCTGGGCGGAGCACACCCAGGGGGCCTTCTCGCTGCACCTGCTGCCCGGCGACCACTTCTTCCTCCAGAGCGCCTGGCGGGAACTGCTCGGGCTGGTGTCACGGAGGTTGGAGGACCTGGGAAGCGAGGGGTCGGAGGTGAACGAAACCCTGGCCTCGTGGTGA
- a CDS encoding LysM peptidoglycan-binding domain-containing protein → MTTYRIRPGDTLSALASRFKTSVSALARTNKIANPNLIYAGKTLRIPGHGGKDSFEPAKGGAKGGTGGAKGGTGGTKGNAPVGGSTGAGGAGATPAMRRLAEAGRAAAMGMGGYNSQGLCATGVSRAIQNAFGIKVWGNGNQIDNNLPRDKFKQVNMSLEEALKTPGLVLTWEKTSSRLGSIYGHTAITTGDGRSSVSDFIERNTLGAGGRSGLKIFRPLV, encoded by the coding sequence ATGACCACCTACCGCATCCGCCCCGGCGACACCCTCTCCGCCCTCGCTTCCCGCTTCAAGACGAGCGTTTCCGCGCTGGCGCGCACCAACAAGATCGCCAACCCGAACCTCATCTACGCGGGCAAGACCCTGCGCATCCCCGGCCACGGCGGGAAGGACAGCTTCGAGCCCGCCAAGGGCGGCGCGAAGGGTGGCACGGGCGGAGCGAAGGGCGGCACGGGCGGCACGAAGGGCAACGCCCCGGTGGGCGGGAGCACGGGCGCCGGTGGCGCGGGTGCGACCCCCGCGATGCGTCGGCTCGCCGAGGCGGGCCGCGCGGCGGCGATGGGCATGGGCGGCTACAACAGCCAGGGCCTGTGCGCCACGGGCGTGAGCCGGGCCATCCAGAACGCCTTTGGCATCAAGGTCTGGGGCAACGGCAACCAGATCGACAACAACCTGCCGCGCGACAAGTTCAAGCAGGTCAACATGTCGCTCGAGGAGGCGCTCAAGACGCCGGGCCTCGTGCTCACCTGGGAGAAGACCTCGTCCCGCCTGGGCAGCATCTACGGCCACACCGCCATCACCACCGGCGACGGCCGCTCGTCCGTGAGCGACTTCATCGAGCGCAACACGCTGGGCGCCGGGGGCCGCAGCGGCCTGAAGATCTTCCGGCCGCTCGTCTAG
- a CDS encoding phosphotransferase, which produces MMTSQELAARRERAVSAAVEAGRALGLTVEQPRVLHDVFSVVVHLAPAPVVVRVPTVLPRAVAADLAGRAAQQRVELAVAAWLARQGFPVVPPSPLVPEAPVQREGFSMTFWRLVDALPEPVTDFGPGFQATAELHAALRDCPVEARWLVPLDSAIPDSLEQLDATPLFLTREDLARARREWALLAPLATSREAFSERFPEVGVQRIHGDAPYYNIIRTASGPLMSDLEHATLGPVEWDLAGVGEEGFAAYDAAATRLGLRPLERRVLAVMEAARNLQVVACLALAPQLPLLVDALRPVLEHWRTTPLAGGVSS; this is translated from the coding sequence ATGATGACGTCCCAAGAACTCGCGGCGCGCCGGGAGCGCGCCGTCTCGGCCGCCGTGGAGGCGGGCCGTGCGCTCGGCCTGACCGTGGAACAGCCGCGTGTGCTCCACGATGTCTTCTCGGTCGTCGTCCACCTGGCGCCCGCGCCCGTCGTGGTCCGCGTGCCCACGGTGCTCCCGCGCGCGGTGGCCGCGGACCTGGCGGGACGGGCGGCGCAACAGCGCGTCGAGCTCGCCGTCGCGGCCTGGCTCGCGCGACAGGGCTTTCCCGTGGTGCCGCCCAGTCCGCTCGTCCCCGAGGCGCCCGTCCAGCGCGAGGGCTTCTCGATGACGTTCTGGCGGCTCGTGGACGCCCTGCCCGAGCCCGTGACGGACTTCGGGCCCGGCTTCCAGGCCACCGCCGAGTTGCACGCCGCGCTGCGGGACTGCCCGGTCGAGGCACGCTGGCTGGTGCCGCTCGACTCGGCCATTCCCGACAGCCTCGAGCAGCTCGACGCCACGCCCCTGTTCCTCACCCGGGAGGATCTCGCGCGGGCCCGGCGGGAGTGGGCGCTGCTCGCGCCGCTCGCCACCTCGCGGGAGGCCTTCTCCGAGCGCTTTCCGGAGGTGGGCGTCCAGCGCATCCACGGGGACGCGCCCTACTACAACATCATCCGCACGGCCTCGGGACCCCTGATGTCGGACCTCGAGCACGCGACGCTCGGGCCCGTGGAGTGGGATCTCGCCGGGGTCGGGGAGGAGGGCTTCGCGGCCTACGACGCCGCCGCGACGCGGCTGGGTCTCAGGCCGCTCGAGCGGCGGGTGCTCGCCGTCATGGAGGCGGCGCGCAATCTCCAGGTGGTGGCGTGCCTCGCGCTGGCGCCCCAGCTGCCCTTGCTGGTGGACGCCCTGCGGCCCGTCCTGGAGCACTGGCGGACGACGCCGCTCGCGGGCGGCGTGTCGTCCTGA
- a CDS encoding RNase H family protein: MDGRATLVFADGACSGNPGPGGWGALIVTPAGEVTELGGHEPETTNNRMELTAVGKALRHLERTPGPVHIYTDSTYVIQGITRWVFGWSQRGWKTASGGDVANAPYWKRLMALLAERKKAFPGEDASVDWRYVRGHAGVPGNERVDEIAVAYSKGRGIRLHTGPLQGYTVAVHELPTDTAVPEKKSGERESSSSAKAYSYLSEVGRVVKRHRTWAACERRVKGASGARFKKTRSAQDEAKVLEDWGAAPGDVQSED; the protein is encoded by the coding sequence ATGGATGGCCGAGCCACGTTGGTCTTCGCGGATGGAGCCTGCTCCGGCAACCCGGGCCCGGGCGGCTGGGGCGCCCTCATCGTCACGCCCGCGGGCGAGGTGACGGAGTTGGGCGGCCACGAGCCGGAGACCACCAACAACCGCATGGAGCTGACGGCCGTGGGCAAGGCGCTGCGCCACCTGGAGCGCACACCCGGCCCGGTGCACATCTACACGGACTCCACCTACGTGATTCAGGGCATCACCCGCTGGGTGTTCGGCTGGAGTCAGCGCGGGTGGAAGACGGCCTCGGGCGGCGACGTGGCCAACGCGCCCTATTGGAAGCGGCTGATGGCCCTGCTGGCCGAGCGCAAGAAGGCGTTCCCCGGCGAGGACGCCTCCGTGGACTGGCGCTACGTGCGCGGCCACGCGGGCGTGCCGGGCAACGAGCGGGTGGACGAGATCGCCGTGGCCTACTCCAAGGGCCGCGGCATCCGGCTCCACACGGGTCCCCTCCAGGGCTACACCGTGGCCGTGCACGAGCTGCCCACGGACACCGCCGTGCCCGAGAAGAAGTCCGGCGAGCGCGAGTCCTCCTCTTCCGCCAAGGCGTACTCGTACCTGAGCGAGGTGGGCCGCGTCGTGAAGCGCCACCGGACCTGGGCCGCCTGTGAGCGCCGGGTGAAGGGCGCGTCGGGCGCGCGCTTCAAGAAGACGCGCAGCGCCCAGGACGAGGCGAAGGTGCTCGAGGACTGGGGCGCCGCGCCCGGCGACGTGCAGAGCGAGGACTGA
- a CDS encoding transposase family protein, whose protein sequence is MPGQTPKDASPWTYFASLKDKRMERCRKHSHQDILVIAICGFICGVDNWADRERWWRFRWGRRSPQRLPCRYGKPRAGTQAGGDTTLLGDVAGEEYARHEGVWTSRSREDESRGRERHAQENMAMMRRLALPC, encoded by the coding sequence ATGCCCGGCCAGACGCCCAAGGACGCCTCGCCGTGGACGTACTTCGCCTCGTTGAAGGACAAGCGCATGGAGCGCTGCCGGAAGCATTCGCACCAAGACATCCTCGTCATCGCGATTTGCGGCTTCATCTGTGGCGTCGACAATTGGGCGGATAGGGAACGGTGGTGGCGATTTCGCTGGGGTAGAAGAAGCCCCCAGCGCCTCCCATGCCGATACGGAAAGCCACGAGCAGGGACACAGGCGGGTGGAGACACGACGCTGCTGGGTGACGTCGCAGGTGAAGAGTACGCGCGGCATGAGGGCGTCTGGACGTCGCGTTCTCGTGAAGATGAGAGCCGGGGGCGTGAAAGACATGCGCAAGAGAACATGGCCATGATGCGACGCCTCGCATTGCCCTGCTGA